A genomic stretch from Solanum stenotomum isolate F172 chromosome 8, ASM1918654v1, whole genome shotgun sequence includes:
- the LOC125872037 gene encoding vacuolar protein sorting-associated protein 24 homolog 1-like has protein sequence MEKVKNILKPKPNPQQLLRDWQRRLRQECRNIERQIRDIQREEKVVQKSIKEAAKRNDLGSAKSLAKELVRSKRTVNRLYENKAQLNSISMHLGESVAIARTVGHLSKSSEVMKLVNNLMKAPEVAITMQEFNKEMTKAGVIEEIVNDAVDSALDSEDIEDEIEDEVDRVLTELAGETAAQLPEAVRKEKLKQPAQAVGDAEDADDEEDLEELRARLAKVRS, from the exons atggagaaagtgaagaatATATTGAAGCCGAAACCGAACCCTCAACAGCTTTTGAGAGATTGGCAACGTCGCCTCCGTCAAGAGTGCCGAAATATCGAACGCCAAATTCGAG ATATACAGAGAGAGGAGAAGGTTGTACAGAAATCAATTAAAGAAGCTGCTAAGAGAAATGACTTGGGCTCTGCTAAG TCACTAGCCAAAGAGCTCGTGAGATCTAAAAGAACTGTGAACCGATTGTACGAGAACAAGGCACAGTTGAATTCGATATCCATGCACCTTGGAGAAAGTGTTG CTATTGCTCGCACAGTGGGGCATTTGTCCAAGAGTTCTGAGGTCATGAAGCTCGTTAATAATCTTATGAAGGCTCCAGAAGTGGCTATTACAATGCAGGAATTCAATAAAGAGATGACCAAG GCTGGTGTCATTGAAGAAATTGTGAATGATGCAGTGGACAGTGCATTGGATTCAGAAGACATAGAAGATGAGATTGAAGATGAAGTTGACAGGGTCTTAACTGAACTTGCTGGTGAGACTGCTGCGCAACTTCCTGAAGCAGTCCGAAAGGAGAAGCTAAAGCAACCTGCCCAGGCAGTAGGAGATGCAGAG GATGCTGATGACGAGGAAGATCTAGAAGAACTGAGGGCTCGTCTGGCTAAAGTAAGATCATAA
- the LOC125874725 gene encoding serine carboxypeptidase-like: MPSYFSLLFLTLFFVSVSSTAKSNDADNFLSSAQKFPITMAEKLIRQLNLFPKHEINKATEDSAAATEQGLFEKKLNLSYIGDSGSTVQNLGHHAGYYRLPHTKDARMFYFFFESRSRKNDPVVIWLTGGPGCSSELAVFYENGPFKIADNMSLVWNDFGWDKVSNLIYVDQPTGTGFSYSSSEDDIRHDERGVSNDLYDFLQVFFKAHPQYAKNDFYITGESYAGHYIPAFASRVHQGNKNKEGIYINLKGFAIGNGLTDPEIQYKAYTDFALDMKLINKSDYNTIEKTYPQCRQAIKLCGKDRSGVACMAAYLVCTSIFNKIMNIVGDKNYYDLRKRCVGDLCYDFSKMETFLNDQRVRQALGVGDIEFVSCSSEVYQAMQLDWMKNLEVGIPSLLEDGIKLLIYAGEYDLICNWLGNSRWVHAMKWSGQNAFGKAPLVSFTVDGVEKGVEKNHGPLTFLKVHDAGHMVPMDQPKAALEMLQRWMQNKLTKEDHLAPI; this comes from the exons ATGCCTTCGTAtttctctcttctctttctCACTCTGTTTTTTGTATCTGTTTCATCAACTGCAAAATCTAATGATGCTGATAATTTCTTATCATCTGCTCAGAAATTTCCAATTACAATGGCGGAAAAGTTAATCAGACAGCTTAATTTATTTCCTAAACATGAAATCAACAAGGCAACAGAGGATTCAGCAGCAGCTACTGAACAGGGTCTCTTTGAGAAGAAATTGAATTTATCTTATATTGGTGATTCTGGATCCACTGTTCAGAATTTGGGCCATCATGCTGGTTATTATCGTCTTCCACACACTAAAGATGCAAG gatgttttactttttctttgaaTCGAGAAGCAGGAAGAATGATCCAGTTGTTATATGGCTAACAGGAGGGCCAGGATGTAGCAGTGAATTGGCTGTGTTTTATGAAAATGGACCTTTCAAAATTGCAGACAACATGTCTCTTGTCTGGAATGATTTTGGCTGGGACAAG GTCTCAAACCTTATATACGTTGATCAACCAACTGGAACTGGATTTAGTTATAGTTCCAGTGAAGATGACATTCGTCACGATGAAAGGGGCGTAAGCAATGATCTCTATGACTTCTTACAG GTCTTCTTCAAGGCACATCCTCAGTATGCAAAAAATGATTTCTATATTACTGGAGAATCATATGCTGGGCATTACATTCCTGCATTTGCTTCTCGGGTTCACCAaggaaacaaaaacaaagaaggaaTCTACATAAATCTCAAG GGATTTGCCATTGGTAATGGACTCACTGATCCAGAAATCCAGTACAAAGCCTACACTGACTTTGCTCTGGATATGAAATTGATCAACAAATCTGATTACAATACCATAGAGAAGACATATCCACAATGTCGACAGGCAATCAAGCTTTGTG GAAAAGATCGCAGCGGTGTTGCTTGTATGGCAGCATATCTTGTTTGTACAAGCATCTTCAACAAGATAATGAATATTGTTGGTGACAAAAAT TACTATGATTTGCGGAAGAGATGTGTGGGTGATCTATGCTATGACTTCTCGAAAATGGAAACATTCCTGAATGATCAAAGAGTTAGACAAGCCCTTGGTGTTGGGGATATTGAATTTGTTTCATGTAGTTCTGAAGTATACCAAGCAATGCAATTGGACTggatgaagaatcttgaagTGGGCATTCCTTCACTTCTTGAAGATGGTATCAAGCTACTTATATATGCAGGGGAATACGACCTTATCTGCAATTGGCTCG GGAATTCAAGATGGGTGCATGCAATGAAATGGTCAGGGCAAAATGCCTTTGGAAAAGCCCCATTAGTTTCTTTTACAGTAGATGGTGTAGAGAAAGGAGTTGAAAAGAACCATGGGCCTTTAACTTTCCTCAAGGTCCATGATGCAGGCCATATGGTACCAATGGATCAGCCCAAAGCAGCACTGGAAATGCTTCAGAGGTGGATGCAAAATAAATTGACTAAAGAAGATCATCTTGCTCCTATATGA
- the LOC125873348 gene encoding sister chromatid cohesion 1 protein 1, whose translation MFYSHQLLARKAPLGQIWMAATLHSKLNRKKLSKLNIINICEQILNPSVPMALRLSGILMGGVVIVYERKVKLLYEDVTRLMVQINEAWKVKATTDPTLLPKGKSQAKYAAVTLPENREEELPEIEQTLRNPDTVTMMDFEQTSYFTMRLDNADLYDKPNAQEEPAKDLHQVDPDNITLAEHFESHHTDMFNHFERFDIEGDEETQMNYTQPEDAQIPSTPVPSPPREQAHQPDEIPDRHPEDQVKQQSDEVGEAFEQRQDQQRPKPARRRARKAASLAIDHEQTIISGDIYQSWLQSSSDIASRKRKKRKTLSVLPSMKIARMMEMPPIALLEGLFTNGNKEVHYPAPLLKLWMRNTQPPHDSPSGKTSPPYPPESSYTSPGERMGNLEPPFEYFQSGVGSPAVGISIEKQRANLNNNTITPEILMEDLRTNLTNMGLHPTEANGVRETDHMATPGSADEPRSIPSSESGHGVLSQNSVTNSSRSNKKRPHSSSKHSGNGLQPVAEENPWHDPTPNFKLTRLSELSENGFTQDNEILMETGPTQTQHPFITQPLDMMTDSIRMQLKSHFDTPGSAEAECLNELTLGMSKKQAACLFYQTCVLATRDFIKVEQELPYGNILISRGAKM comes from the exons ATGTTCTACTCTCATCAGCTTCTTGCTCGCAAAGCTCCGCTCGGCCAAATATG GATGGCGGCCACTCTACACTCGAAACTCAATAGGAAAAAGCTTAGTAAACTCAATATTATTAACATCTG TGAACAAATCTTGAATCCATCTGTCCCGATGGCTCTGAGGCTCTCTGGAATTCTCATGG GTGGAGTAGTCATTGTTTACGAACGCAAAGTGAAACTCCTCTACG AGGATGTGACTCGTCTCATG GTGCAAATTAATGAAGCTTGGAAGGTCAAAGCAACTACCGATCCTACGTTACTTCCCAAGGGTAAATCGCAAGCCAA GTATGCAGCTGTTACTCTGCCAGAGAATCGGGAGGAAGAACTCCCTGAGATTGAACAGACGTTACGAAATCCAGACACAGTCACAATGATGGATTTCGAACAAACCTCCTATTTCACGATG AGACTAGATAATGCTGATCTCTATGATAAACCCAATGCACAGGAGGAACCTGCCAAGGACTTGCATCAAG TTGATCCAGATAATATCACCCTCGCTGAACACTTTGAATCCCATCATACAGATATGTTCAATCATTTTGAGAG GTTTGATATTGAAGGGGATGAAGAAACACAAATGAATTATACCCAGCCAGAGGATGCTCAAATCCCAAGTACTCCTGTGCCATCTCCACCTCGAGAACAAGCCCATCAAC CTGATGAGATCCCTGACAGACATCCAGAGGACCAAGTGAAGCAACAATCTGATGAAGTTGGAGAAGCTTTTGAG CAGCGGCAGGATCAACAAAGGCCAAAGCCAGCTCGACGAAGAGCAAGAAAGGCCGCAAGTCTTGCAATTGATCATGAGCAAACTATTATTTCTGGTGACATATATCAATCCTGGCTTCAGAGTTCTTCAGATATTGcatcaagaaaaaggaaaaagagaaag ACTTTGAGTGTCTTGCCTTCTATGAAGATAGCCAGAATGATGGAAATGCCTCCTATTGCACTACTAGAAGGATTGTTCACAAATGGAAATAAGGAAGTTCACTATCCAGCACCACTCCTAAAATTATGGATGAGGAATACCCAACCTCCGCATGATTCACCTTCTG GAAAGACCTCTCCACCCTATCCTCCTGAATCATCCTATACATCTCCAGGTGAAAGGATGGGTAATTTGGAACCGCCTTTCGAATATTTCCAAAGCGGTGTAGGCTCCCCAGCAGTAGGAATCTCTATAGAAAAACAAAGGGCAAATCTCAACAATAACACGATTACACCTGAAATTCTCATGGAGGACCTCAGAACCAATCTTACAAACATGGGACTGCATCCAACAGAGGCTAATGGAGTGAGAGAGACCGATCACATGGCCACACCTGGCTCTG CTGATGAGCCTAGATCCATTCCAAGCTCAGAATCTGGTCATGGTGTACTATCACAGAATTCTGTAACCAATTCAAGCCG GTCCAACAAGAAAAGACCCCATTCTTCATCGAAGCACAGTGGCAATGGTCTTCAACCAGTAGCagaagagaacccatggcacGACCCCACTCCAAATTTCAAGTTGACTAGATTATCTGAACTATCTGAAAATGGTTTTACACAAGACAACG AGATATTGATGGAAACCGGACCAACACAAACCCAACATCCATTCATTACTCAACCTCTTGACATGATGACCGACTCTATTAGGAT GCAGCTAAAGAGTCATTTTGACACTCCCGGATCGGCCGAAGCAGAATGTTTGAATGAACTAACTCTTGGGATGTCAAAGAAACAAGCAGCATGTCTTTTTTATCAGACTTGTG TTCTGGCCACTCGAGACTTCATAAAAGTCGAACAGGAGCTTCCATATGGAAACATCCTCATTTCCAGAGGTGCAAAGATGTGA
- the LOC125872977 gene encoding uncharacterized protein LOC125872977 has translation MAMTMTTAMASPSRRLLIDSRHSTISTIPKNVAIYPATAVTNKGLLKHCISSQRCLRSLVKPVSAASSGFEADLGDDESLIRVKNAKIAVESEDDEKIQVRVDVNEEDTKTVFEKVLTNLAKSAPPVPGFRREKGGKTSKVPKDFLLQILGEDRVTNFVIREIVTSTLADYVKKENLAVKDNKISTTQTADELKSSFVPGTEFGFNATLELEKSKTEATT, from the coding sequence ATGGCAATGACGATGACCACTGCAATGGCATCGCCGTCGCGCCGGCTGCTTATCGACTCTCGACATAGTACAATCAGCACTATCCCCAAGAATGTGGCAATTTACCCAGCAACAGCAGTTACAAATAAGGGTTTATTGAAGCACTGTATATCCTCGCAAAGATGCCTAAGATCTCTGGTGAAACCAGTATCGGCTGCTAGTTCAGGGTTTGAGGCAGATTTGGGTGATGATGAATCTTTGATACGCGTTAAAAATGCAAAGATAGCTGTTGAATCCGAAGACGATGAGAAGATACAAGTCAGAGTAGATGTGAACGAAGAGGACACAAAAACGGTTTTCGAAAAAGTATTGACAAATTTAGCAAAATCAGCGCCACCTGTTCCAGGCTTCCGCAGGGAAAAAGGAGGGAAAACATCAAAGGTTCCTAAGGACTTTCTACTGCAGATACTTGGTGAAGACCGAGTTACCAATTTTGTAATACGAGAAATTGTTACCTCAACTCTTGCTGATTATGTGAAGAAGGAGAATTTGGCAGTAAAGGATAACAAGATTAGCACCACACAAACTGCGGATGAACTCAAGTCATCATTTGTTCCGGGAACAGAATTCGGATTCAATGCCACCTTAGAGcttgaaaaatcaaaaactgAAGCCACCACATAA